The Crocosphaera sp. UHCC 0190 DNA segment CGATTGCTGCTTAACTACCTGAAGCTGACACCCTAAAGAGTTCAGCTATAATATCAAAGCCCGTCTTCGCGGGCTTCGTTTGTATAATCCCAGGCTTTAGAGTGAGGGAATTATCTATCAAAAAATAAACCCCTGATGAAATAGTTTCAGGGGTTTGAAGGTTAGTAAGGTTTGAACAAAGGTTAGACTAGCTCAGCCATTCTAAAACCGCTTCTTCCTTGGTATTTGTATGACGAGAAGGAGTTTCCCGTTCAAACTTCATGTGGATAGAACGGTTTTGTTCGCCATCAGCAGCAACTGCCACAATGGGATAATCAATTAAGCCATCTTGGAAGGACATCTGGAAGCGGAAAGTTCCATCGGGGTTGAGTTTGATAGGACGGCCACCAATGGTCACAGTCGCATCTGGTTCAGTAGCACCATAGACGATTAATTCAGCGTCGGCCACTAACCAGAACTTGCGAGGACGTACGGGAGCTTCTGAGGCAAAGCCAACGCCGGACATATTTAAACCGGACACGGTGGGAACTGCCCACATACCTACCCCAGAGGGGAAGACGTAGGAACTGAGAACTTCTTGATGAACGTAAGAACTTACCACGGAAGCAGCTACGTGCTGCATGGAACCAAAGAGAGAACCGGAAATCCGTTGCCCTTCTGCGCCTTGGGCCATGCCATAAATCTCATCATAAATAGGACTGTCAACACCAGCCACTGCCCCTTGACGATGAGTGGGGGGAACCAGTTTGTAAACTGTCTTACCTTGTAAGTCTTCTTCCCAGTTAACAGTGACGAAGATGTCTTCTACCCAGTCAGAGGGATAAACAGGAGGAACATGGACAGGGGCGGAACGGCCCAGAATTAACCAACGACCATCAAAGGTACGATAGCCAATATCGATAACATAGTCACGATCGCTCACAGGGACGGGTAAGTACCATTCCCGGGCCATTTCATCACAGAGGTATTCTTGAACACTGTGGGGACTTTGATAGTTGAGGTCAATATCACTGACATCATAAACCCGTAAAGCGAGTTGTTGTCCTCCTTGACGACGTAATGATTCCTTGGCTTCGTTAGAAACATCCCAGTAAGCATAGGCCCATTGGGGGTCACGGGGCAAAAGGACGATGCGGCTTTCTCCGTAACCATCGGGAAGCTCACCGAGGCCGTCATCAACATCGGCTAAACTCTCTATGATGTTGTCTTCTTGTCCAACTTCAAATTTGGATGCTTCCACTTGTTGCTCCTCTTGAATGCTAGGTTGACTATGGGAAATTTGTTCGGTTTGAACGGTGGGCTGATTAAAAGGGGTTTGTTCGTTTATGGCTTGTTTTATTGCACTGAGTAGTTGCGCTTTACGCATCCGACTATAACGGGAGATGTTATATTCACTGGCTACTTTTCGTAGCTGTCGCAGGGTCATCTCCTCTAAAGGTATGCCTTCTTGTGCCATGAGATCACTCTCCGATTAGTTTTTACGGCCAATAGCTCCTGGCAAATGGTCATGAGTATCATGAGGTTCATGATTAACTCAATGAGTTTGGGATCAAGGATTGTTTGCTTAACTTTATGTAACAAAAGATAACTAGGAATGGTCAAGGGGTAAATTAAGTGAATTTTGGGGGATGTACGAATTTACGACCTTTTGGGGATCATAATGTCATCAAGTCTTGACATTACGGGCAGCTACCAGATCCCAAAGAAAGTTTTAATGAATAAAAGGAGCAAAAAAATCCAGAAAAGCATAGCGATAACGAGATTGTATCCATAACTTTCCCCGTCCTTGAAAATGAAAGAACATATTATAATTGCCTAAGTTGCCTGAGTGCAGTCCTTGAGAATCTAATCCTTTTAGGCTTTTTATTTCATAGCTTAAGGTATCTTCAAAAGCCACTAAATAACTAACTTGAATGAGATAATTATCTTCAACTAAAATCTCTTGAATATTGCCGTAAAAACTTGCCCATAACTCTCCTATTCCTACCAGATGAAAAAAGAAGGAATCCCGTTGACTAAACTGTTTAATCATCGAAGAGGCTAAGAGTCTTAACTGGACATTATTTCCACAGGCAAGAAAAGAAAAAATCTGAATAATTATGCCTCTTTCTGGGGTGATTTGATAATATTTAATGTCCCCTAAAATATCAGGACAAAGATAAAGACTTCCTGGAATTTTAACGGCTTGAACCTCATTAATGCTTAAATAAGAGTGACTGGAAAAT contains these protein-coding regions:
- a CDS encoding DUF4912 domain-containing protein, translating into MAQEGIPLEEMTLRQLRKVASEYNISRYSRMRKAQLLSAIKQAINEQTPFNQPTVQTEQISHSQPSIQEEQQVEASKFEVGQEDNIIESLADVDDGLGELPDGYGESRIVLLPRDPQWAYAYWDVSNEAKESLRRQGGQQLALRVYDVSDIDLNYQSPHSVQEYLCDEMAREWYLPVPVSDRDYVIDIGYRTFDGRWLILGRSAPVHVPPVYPSDWVEDIFVTVNWEEDLQGKTVYKLVPPTHRQGAVAGVDSPIYDEIYGMAQGAEGQRISGSLFGSMQHVAASVVSSYVHQEVLSSYVFPSGVGMWAVPTVSGLNMSGVGFASEAPVRPRKFWLVADAELIVYGATEPDATVTIGGRPIKLNPDGTFRFQMSFQDGLIDYPIVAVAADGEQNRSIHMKFERETPSRHTNTKEEAVLEWLS
- a CDS encoding TIGR00266 family protein — its product is MVESQGINYQIEHTPEAAVLILNLKPEQTIFIRTATLAARDVSIQIGKIIPTDDLRMTEGFSSHSYLSINEVQAVKIPGSLYLCPDILGDIKYYQITPERGIIIQIFSFLACGNNVQLRLLASSMIKQFSQRDSFFFHLVGIGELWASFYGNIQEILVEDNYLIQVSYLVAFEDTLSYEIKSLKGLDSQGLHSGNLGNYNMFFHFQGRGKLWIQSRYRYAFLDFFAPFIH